In the genome of Polyangia bacterium, the window GCGCCGAGGTGGGGATCTTGCCGGCCTTCATCGCCGGGACCTTCGACGCGCTTCCCAAGGGTGCGGCGATTCCCAAGGCGCGTGCGCTGGGCGTCGCTTTCGGGCCATTTTTGTCGATTGAACGCTTGAAAGAAATGACCGAAGGCCTGTCGTCCCAGGAGGCCTGGCGGCTGGCGGCGGCGTACGTTCAGCGCATCGTCGAGAATCTGCGCGACGGCGTGCCGAACCCGGTCGACAGCGAAGCAATCCGCGCGGCCTGGGACGGCCACCGCCTGGGTGTCATTGAACTCAAACGCGGCAGCAATGGCCCGCGTCGGTTGTTGCGATCGGTGCCGTGAGCGCGAAACGGACCAGGCGATCATGAGCGACAAGAAAATTCTCGTCACCGGCGCCAGCGGTTTCCTGGGCGGACACCTGGTGCGTGAGTTGGTCCGTCGTGGCGAGGCCGGCGCCTTGCGCGTGCTGGCCCAGTCAGCGCCGCCGCCCTGGATGCGCGCGCTGCCCATCGAGATCGCCGGCGGCTCGGTGACCAGCGCGGCGGACGTGGCCCGCGTGGTTGACGGCGTCGATCGCATTTACCACCTGGCCGGCATGGTCTCGTACAAGCCGGCCGACGCACACCGCATGTACGACGTTCACGTGGGCGGTACGCGCGCCCTGTGCGCGGCGGCAGTGCGCGCCGGGGTCAAGCGCATCGTCATGGCGTCGACCAGCGGCACGGTGGCGGTGTCCAAGCGCGCCGACGAGCTGCCGGACGAGACGTCGCCGGCGCCGGTCGACATCATCGCGCGCTGGCCGTACTACGGCAGCAAGCTTTATCAAGAGGAGGCGGCGCGCCGCGCGTGCGGCGACAAGATCGAGCTTGTCACCTTGAACCCCAGCTTGCTGCTGGGGCCGGGCGACGATCGGTTGAGCTCGACCCGGCTGGTGCTGCAGTTTCTGGCCCGGGAGATCGCGCTGATTCCGCCGGGCGGGTTGAACTTCGTCGACGCGCGCGACGTGGCGGGGTTGTTCCCGGTGGCCATGGAGCGCGGCACGCCGGGCGAACGTTATCTGGTCGGCGGCTACAACTGGACCTTCGCCGAGCTTCTTGGCCGCCTGGAACGCCTGACCAAAGTCGCCGGGCCCAGGTTCGTGGCCCGCGGCAAGCTGCCGCTGCTGGCGACGCGCGCCCAGGCGGCGCTGCTGCGCCACTGGGGCCGCACGCCGCCCGTTGAGCCGCAGAGCGTGGAGATGTCCGAGTACTTCTGGTACTTCGAATCCGGCAAGGCAGGACGCGAACTGGGCTTCATCCCGCGCGACGCCACCGACACGTTGTTCGAGACGGTGAAGTACGTGCGCGAGAATTTTCTCGGCAACGACGCCCTCTCGCGCAAGGCGGGCAGCGGCAGCGACGCCGCGTCGGCACCACGAGCGATCGCCGACAACTGAAGCGGCCAGCGGCGGACACGCACGTGGAACCGGCGCGTCCCTTGACCCTGGCCCACGCCACCGCCCTGGTGGTGGCCAGCATGGTGGGCACCGGCGTCTTCACCACCACCGGTTTCATGCTGGCTGATTTGCACTCGCCGCTGCTGGCGCTGGGGGTGTGGGTGCTGGCCGGCGCGCTGGCCCTGGCCGGCGCGGCCGTCTACGCCGAGCTGGGCGCCATGATGCCGCGGGCCGGTGGCGAGTACGTCTACCTGACGCGGGCGTTTCATCCGGCGGTGGGATTTCTGTCGGGGTGGGTCTCGTTGCTGGTGGGGTTCGCCGCGCCGACGGCGGCGGCGGCGCTGGCCTTCGGGCGCTACGCGCAGACGTTGCTCCCGGCCCTGCCAGTGAAAACGGCGGCGCTGGCGCTGGTCGCCGCGGCGACGCTGTTGCACCTGCGCGACGTGCGGCGCGGCGGCGTCATGCAGGCGCTGCTCACCGGATTGGTGATTGCGCTGATCGTCGGGTTCATCGTGGTGGCTCTGGCCTCGGGGCGCGCCGACTGGATGCGGATAGTTCGGCCCGCAACGCCGGCAGTTGGTTCATCGGCGGGGATCGGCGCGGTGGGCGTATCGCTGGTCTACGTGGCCTACAGCTATTTTGGCTGGAACGCCGCTGCCTACGTGGCGGGCGAGATCCGCGATCCGGATCGAACGCTGCCGCGCGCGTTGCTGGGTGGGACGGCGCTGGTGACGGTGCTGTACGTGGCGCTGAACGCGGTCTTTCTGTCGTCCGCCCCGGTCGCCGAACTGGCGGGCAAGGTGGAGATCGCCCACGTCGCGGCGACGGCGCTGCTGGGAAGCAAAGGCGGCGTGGTGGTGTCGTTCCTGGTGGCGCTGGCGCTGGCCGGATCGGTCAGCGCGCTGACCATGACCGGACCGCGCGTGGTGCAAGCGATGGCCGAGGACGGACAGTTCTTCCGCGCTCTCGGCCGCACCGGGCCGGGCGGGGCGCCGACGGCGGCCGTGCTGCTGCAGGGCGCGCTGGCGGCGGCCGGGATCCTCACCGCGGCGTTCGAGCCACTGCTGGTTTACGCTGGATTTACATTGACCCTCAGCGCGGCGGCGACCGTGGCGGGCGCCTTCGTTCTGCGCCGCCGCGAACCGGCCGCCGCCCGCCCGCACCGCGCCCTCGCCTGGCCGGTGAGCGGCATCGCTTATCTCGGTCTGGCCGCCTTCATGACCGTCTTCGCCATCCGCGAACGGCCGACGGAAAGTTTGGCCGGCATCGCCACGCTGCTGGCCGGCACGCTGGCTTGGCTTGTGTGGCAGCGCCGCCGCCGGCGTTAGAACCGCACGCGCAAGGCGGCCGGAACGACCTCGAACGTCGCCGGCAGCCGTCCGGGCGTTTCGCCGTCCAGCTCCAGCGGGATCACCGCGCCATCGTCGACGGGCGTCGCTTCCAGGCGCGTGGTCGATTCGTTGCGCACGTTTTCCAGACTGAGGTGCGAACCGTTATAGATGCGGCCGATCTTGGTCATGACCTCAAGGCGGCTGAAGTCGCCCACCACCACCAGATCAAGATGCCCGCTGTCCAGCGACGCCGATGGACAGATCTTCATGCCGCCGCCGAAGAAGCGTCCGTTGCCGACCGCCGCCATCAACACGCGCCGCCGCTGCTTGGGCCCACCGTCGATGCTCAGCCAGACGTCGGTGTTGTCGTACGAAGCCAAGGTGCGCAGCGTGGCGCCCAGGAACGCCAGCTTGCCGCCCAGACGCTTCGACGACGCATTGGCCTTGCTGGCCACCGCGCTGGAAAAGCCGAACGACGCCACGTTGACGAAATAGCGCAGCGCTGTTGATCCGTCGGGCGCGGTGTAGCGAACCCGTCCCACGTCGATGGCGTGGGCCGGCCTCTCGCGCACGTCCTTGGCCGCCTGGGCCAGCGACGGTGATAGCTGCAGCATGCGCCGGAAATCGCCGCCGGTGCCGCGCGGGATGATCCCGAGCTCGGTGGTGGCACCGGCGTCGGCCGACAAGATTCCGTTCGCCACCTCCGAGATCGTGCCGTCGCCGCCCAGGGCGACGATCAGCTGCCGTCCTGCCGCCGCCGCTTCGTGGGCCAGCAGCACGGCGTGACCGCCGGCGGTGGTGAACGCCGAATCGAACGGGCCCAGGCCCTCGGTCAGCGGGCCGACCAGCTTGGCCCAGCGGGCCTCGCTGAGGCCGCCGCCGGCGCGCGGGTTGACGATCACAAGCGGTCTTTGGGGATCCACGCCGGCTGTTCTTAACAGAAAACGGCGCCGACCCGAAACCGCGGCGACCAGAATCACGCGCGGCGATCAAAAGCGACTTATCCTGAAACGCACATGCTCGCGGGCGTTCTCTTCGGTCTGGGGGCCAGCGCGTGCTGGGCGCTGGCCAACGTGGTGGTGGCGCGCAGCGCCCGGCGGGTGGGCGCGGTGCGGGCCTTGCTGTGGGCGCAGCTGGTGGGCATCGCCCTGCTGGCCGAGCTGGCGATCTACAAAGACCTGCGCCCGGCGCCGATCAACAGCACGCACCTGATATGGATCGCCGTGGCGGGCGCGGCGGCGCTGCTGGCCTACGGTTGTTTGTTCTATGCCCTGCAACACGGCCGGCTGACCATCGCCGTGCCGATCATGTCCAGCTGGGCGGTGCTGTCGTCGGCGATCTCCGTGCTGGGGTTCGGCGAGCGTCTGCGCGGCGGGCAGCTGGCGGGAACGGCGCTGGTGGTGGTGGGCGTGCTGCTGGTATCGCGTCACGCGCAGGGCGAGCCGCCGTCGGGAAACGCCGCCGCGCCGCCACCGACCGGCCGCCGACCGCGCTGGGTGATCGCCTCGGTGGGCACGGCGATCGGTTTCGGCGTGCTCATCCCGGCGATGCAGGTGCTGGCGCCGGCCACCGGACGCTTGGGCGTGGTGTGCGTGGTCTATGCGGCGGACATCGTGCTGGGGTTGCCGCTGGCCTTGTTTTTTCGCGTGTCGCTGCGGCCGCCGCCGCTGGATGCCTGGGGCGTGGTTGCGCTGGCCGGGATCTTCGAGACCGCAGGCTTTGTCTGCATCGCCCTGGGCGCCCTTTACGCGCCGCTGGCGATCGTCTCGCCTCTGTCCAGTCTGGCGGCGGCGATGACCTTCCTGTTCGCCTGGCTGGTGCTGCGCGAACGCCCGGCGCGTCCGGCCGCCGTCGGCGCGGCGCTGGCGGCGATCGGCGTGCTGATCCTGGCGCTTTGACAGCCCGGTGAGGGCGTCGCGCGCGCGCGGATGCGGTAGACTCCGCGCCGTCATGGCTCACCAATACATCTTCACGATGCAGAACCTCCGCCGCGTTCATCCACCGAACAAGGAGGTGTTGAAAGGGATCTATCTGTCGTTCTATCCAGGCGCGAAGATCGGCGTCCTCGGATCAAACGGCGCCGGAAAATCGACGCTGCTGCGGATCATGGCCGGCGTGGACACCGATTTTTTCGGCGAGGCCAAGCCCGCCGAGGGCACCAAGATCGGTTACCTGCCGCAAGAGCCGGCGCTGGATCCAACCAAGGACGTCCTTGGCACTGTGGAAGAAGCGGTGGCACCAATCAAGAAGCTTCTGACTCGCTTTGACGAGGTCAACATGAAGCTGGGCGAAGATCTCAAGCCGGCCGAGATGGAGAAGCTGCTCGAGGAACAAGGCAAGTTGCAGGACGCCATCGAGGCGGCCAACGGCTGGGATCTCGACCGCACGCTGGAGATCGCCATGGACGCGCTCCGCTTGCCGCCGCCCACCGCCGACGTCACCAAGCTGTCGGGCGGCGAGCGCAGGCGGGTGGCGTTGTGCAAGATGCTGCTGCAGCGGCCTGATCTGTTGTTGCTGGATGAACCGACCAACCACCTCGACGCCGAAAGCGTCGCTTGGCTGGAGCATCACCTGCACGAATACCCGGGGACGATCGTCGCCGTCACGCACGATCGCTATTTCTTGGACAACGTAGCCGGCTGGATCCTGGAGCTGGATCGCGGCGCCGGCATTCCCTGGCAGGGAAATTATTCGTCGTGGCTGGATCAAAAGCAGAAGCGTCTGGCCCAGGAAGAAAAAACCGAGTCGGCGCGGCAGCGCACGCTGGCCCGTGAGCTGGATTGGGTCCGTGCTTCACCGCGCGCCCGGCAGGCGAAGTCGAAGGCCCGGCTGGCGGCGTACGAGCAAATGCTGGCCGAAGAGCAGAGCAAGCGCGAAGAGACGGTGGAGATCAGCATCCCGCCCGGCCCGCGCCTGGGTGACGTGGTGGTGAAGGCCGAGCACCTGAAGAAGGCGTACGGCGACAAGCTGCTGTTCGATGACCTGACCTTCAACCTCCCGCGCGGCGGCATCGTCGGGATCATCGGCGCCAATGGCGCCGGCAAGACCACGCTGTTCCGCATGATCACCGGCCAGGAAAAACCGGACAGCGGTGTCCTGCGCATCGGCGAGACGGTGAAGCTGGCGTACGTCGATCAAAGCCGCGACAGCTTGAAGGGCGAGAACACCGCCTTCGACGAGATCGCCCAGGGCGCCGAGTTCTTCGAGGTCGGCAAGCGCAAGATCCCGGCGCGCGCCTACGTGGCCGGTTTCAACTTCAAAGGATCGGATCAACAAAAGCGGGTGAAAGATCTGTCGGGCGGCGAGCGCAACCGCGTGCACCTGGCCAAGGTCCTGCGCAGCGGCGGCAACGTCCTGCTGCTGGACGAGCCGACCAATGATCTGGACGTCGACACCTTGCGCTCGCTGGAGGACGCCGTGCTGTCCTTCGCCGGCTGCGCGGTGGTGATCAGCCACGATCGCTGGTTCCTGGACCGCGTGGCCACCCACATCCTGGCCTTCGAGGGCGACAGCCAGGTGGTCTGGTTCGAAGGCAACTACCAGGACTACGAAGCCGACCGCCACCGCCGACTGGGCACGGCCGCCGACCAGCCGCACCGGATCCGCTACAAGAAGCTGACCCACTAACGGCGGCGCTTTCGGGCGGCGCGCGGAAAGCCCGAATCTGCGATACAATATTTGCGACATGATTCCATACGAGGATCTCGAGCGCGCTCTGGCCCGTTGGAAATCTCGTGCTCGCGACGGCGCGACCCCCGAGCCGACGGGCGAAGTGGAGCAGCTGGGGACGCTGCCTCACAACAACAACGGCCTGCCGCCACCACGCGAACAGACCGGCGAGATCGACATCGGCGACGAGGTGGTCGAGAGCATCGACGTCCATCAGTAGTCGAGCGCGGGATTTTCAGCCGTCAGCGCATCCACGGCGGGGCGACGGTCAGGCGAGGGCCGATGGCGCCGCTCGGGTGATCCCACAGCTGGCAGGTGACGGGCTGGTGGCGTTGGTCCAGGGCTTCGCAATAGTTGGTCAGGCGGCAGCGACGGATTTCATCGCCGCGTCCGAGCCGTACTTTTGTGAACCAATCCGGATCAGCCAGGCTCTGGCGCGCCGATGCGATGATGTCGGCGTCACCGCGGGCGAGGGCCGCTTCCGCCAGCGAGAAGGTGTTGATCCCTCCCGCTGCCACCACCGGCGTTTCATGGCCGGCCGCGCGCACCGCCGCCCGCACGGTCGACGCTGCCTTCAACTGACGGCCGAACGGTCCGCGGGTGTCCGAAAAAACGGTCGGCATGCACGCTTCCCCGCTGGGGCCGGTGTAGGGATAGGCGGCTTGTCCGACGCGCGGCTGGGCGGCGTCCTCGAACTTTCCCCCTTGCGACAGCGATAGGTAGTGGGCGCCGGCGCCGGCGAAGGCCACCGCGAAGGCAGCGGCGTCGTCGACGGTGTGGCCGCCGGCGATCGCCTCGTCTGAAAGGAACCGCACGCCCACCACGAAGTCAGCGCCGGTGGCGGCGCGCGCCGCCTGCAAGACGGCCACCGGCACCCGCTGGCGATTGTCGCGCGCGCCGCCGAAGCCGTCGCTGCGCGTGTTCTGCGTCGACAGAAACGATGCCAGCGTGTAGGCGTGGGCGGCGTGAATTTCCACGCCGTCGAACCCGGCGGCTTGCGCGCGGGCGGCGGCGGCTGCGAACAGCGGCGGCAAGGTCTGCGGCAGCGCGCGCACGCTCGCCTCGTCGGTGTCGGTCACGCGCTGGCGCAGGCCCATGGTCAGCGCCTCCCACTCGCGCCCGGTCAGCGCCGCCCGTTGCAGCGCGGCGGGCAAGGCGGACAGCGCGCGGCGGATTCGATCATCGGCGGCGGTCGCCATCGTCGGGTCGCTGGTCAGTGCGGCCAGCGCCCGGCGGTGGTCGTCCGTGACGGCCAGAAATTCGGCGAAAAACCGCGCCGGATCGGGCCGCCGTTTGATGGTCAGAAAATCCAGCAATTGAATGAAGACCAGGGTCTGTCCGCCGCTGCGCCGGCGAATCTCGTCGCAAAGCGCCCGGAGCCCGGGGACAAAACGATCGTCACCAATGCGCAGCAGCGGGCCGCTGGGCACGTCACGAATCCCCGTTGCTTCCACCACCAGCACGCCCGGTTGTCCCTCGGCGAAGCGTCTGTACCATTGCAACAGGGCAGGCGTCACCAGGCCATCGTCGCTGGCTCGCCAGGGAACCATCGCCGGCACCCAGGTGCGCGTGCGGGCCTGGCGCCCGCCGATCCGCACCGGCGAGAACAGGCGGGCGCGCGCCGCCTCCGCCGCCGACGGCCAGGCCTCGTCGGGCAGGGCGTGCTTGATCATCCGCCTGCGGTTCTAGAAATAAAAGCGCACGCCCAGCGCGCCTTCCAGATCGAAATCCAGCGGCAGGAGCAGCAGCACTGGGGCGACTTCGAAATAGATCTCCAGAAAGCCGGGGTTGCGGAACATGCCGTCCAATCCGATTGGCATGCGCGCGCCCAGATCAAAGTCGTGCTCGTACCGGTTGTTGTCGCTGAACGAATAAATGCGGCCGCCCGCGCCGATGTGCCAGTCCAGCTGGAACGGGCCTTTGACCAGGTTCGATTGCCACAAGTAATCCGCGTTGAAGCTGAACTCGCGGTAGGCATAGTCGCAGTGGATGCCGTCGACGTCGCAGTGCTGCAGTCCGTAGTGCTGAAAGCCCAGGCCGAAATCGACGGCGTTGGTGGGGCTGACCCACAGCTTGGCCACCAGGCCCGTCGGATCGCCCACCGCCAACCCCAGGCCGAACCGGCGCGAGTAGCCGACCTCGGTGGCGCGCGCTGCGGGGGCAGCGGCGACGCCGAGGAGGGCGACGACAAATGCGGTCACAACGGAGCGTTTCATGGGCGATATAGTACGGACGGTTTGCAGAGAGACAACAGGCTCGGACAGATTTGCGGCGGCGATCGGCGGACAATATGAGGAACGTCGTGAATCGCTTTCGACCGGGCGCGGCCGGCGTGGGCGCGGTTTTTGCCTTGTTTTTGGGCGTTTCCAGCGCTTGCCGGCGCGCCGATGATCGACGGCCGGCTGGTGGACCGCCGGCGGCCGCGACGCCCGCCAAAACGCCGGCCGCCAAAGTGGGGGCGCCCACCGCTTCGTATTTTCCGCCGCTGCCAGCGGCCTCTGACGCCGATCTGCTGCCGCCCGCCGCCGGTTTGCCGATCGACCGTCGGGCGGTTCAGGTGGTCGCCGGCAAGGAGCGCATCGTCGATGCTGGGCAGGCGGCCGCCGCCGGGCTGACCGTCGTCGATCTGTCCGACGGGTGGGCACCGGCGGTGTTTGCCGACGGCACCGCGCCCGACGGCAGCTTGCTGCCCAATCGCTATCGGGCGGTGTTCACCGGTCTGGCGGCGAACCGCACCGACGGTGATGGCCAGCCATTGGCGCCGGGCGAGAAAAATTATCTCGAGCTTTACGGCATCCCGCCCACGCTGTCGGTGCTGCGCGAACGATTTTTGGCCGACGCCGACCGGACCTGCGATCCGACCTTCAACCTGGGTGCGCTGCTTGCCGTCGACGCCATCGAAACCTGGGGCGCCACCACCGAGCAGAAGGAATTGAACAAGCAACACTTCCGCGCCCAGCGTCTGGAGACGGCGCGCGCGCAGGCCGACGCCGAATCGCTGGA includes:
- a CDS encoding NADH:flavin oxidoreductase, with product MIKHALPDEAWPSAAEAARARLFSPVRIGGRQARTRTWVPAMVPWRASDDGLVTPALLQWYRRFAEGQPGVLVVEATGIRDVPSGPLLRIGDDRFVPGLRALCDEIRRRSGGQTLVFIQLLDFLTIKRRPDPARFFAEFLAVTDDHRRALAALTSDPTMATAADDRIRRALSALPAALQRAALTGREWEALTMGLRQRVTDTDEASVRALPQTLPPLFAAAAARAQAAGFDGVEIHAAHAYTLASFLSTQNTRSDGFGGARDNRQRVPVAVLQAARAATGADFVVGVRFLSDEAIAGGHTVDDAAAFAVAFAGAGAHYLSLSQGGKFEDAAQPRVGQAAYPYTGPSGEACMPTVFSDTRGPFGRQLKAASTVRAAVRAAGHETPVVAAGGINTFSLAEAALARGDADIIASARQSLADPDWFTKVRLGRGDEIRRCRLTNYCEALDQRHQPVTCQLWDHPSGAIGPRLTVAPPWMR
- a CDS encoding NAD-dependent epimerase/dehydratase family protein, which produces MSDKKILVTGASGFLGGHLVRELVRRGEAGALRVLAQSAPPPWMRALPIEIAGGSVTSAADVARVVDGVDRIYHLAGMVSYKPADAHRMYDVHVGGTRALCAAAVRAGVKRIVMASTSGTVAVSKRADELPDETSPAPVDIIARWPYYGSKLYQEEAARRACGDKIELVTLNPSLLLGPGDDRLSSTRLVLQFLAREIALIPPGGLNFVDARDVAGLFPVAMERGTPGERYLVGGYNWTFAELLGRLERLTKVAGPRFVARGKLPLLATRAQAALLRHWGRTPPVEPQSVEMSEYFWYFESGKAGRELGFIPRDATDTLFETVKYVRENFLGNDALSRKAGSGSDAASAPRAIADN
- a CDS encoding DMT family transporter — translated: MLAGVLFGLGASACWALANVVVARSARRVGAVRALLWAQLVGIALLAELAIYKDLRPAPINSTHLIWIAVAGAAALLAYGCLFYALQHGRLTIAVPIMSSWAVLSSAISVLGFGERLRGGQLAGTALVVVGVLLVSRHAQGEPPSGNAAAPPPTGRRPRWVIASVGTAIGFGVLIPAMQVLAPATGRLGVVCVVYAADIVLGLPLALFFRVSLRPPPLDAWGVVALAGIFETAGFVCIALGALYAPLAIVSPLSSLAAAMTFLFAWLVLRERPARPAAVGAALAAIGVLILAL
- a CDS encoding diacylglycerol kinase family protein, translated to MIVNPRAGGGLSEARWAKLVGPLTEGLGPFDSAFTTAGGHAVLLAHEAAAAGRQLIVALGGDGTISEVANGILSADAGATTELGIIPRGTGGDFRRMLQLSPSLAQAAKDVRERPAHAIDVGRVRYTAPDGSTALRYFVNVASFGFSSAVASKANASSKRLGGKLAFLGATLRTLASYDNTDVWLSIDGGPKQRRRVLMAAVGNGRFFGGGMKICPSASLDSGHLDLVVVGDFSRLEVMTKIGRIYNGSHLSLENVRNESTTRLEATPVDDGAVIPLELDGETPGRLPATFEVVPAALRVRF
- a CDS encoding amino acid permease, with product MEPARPLTLAHATALVVASMVGTGVFTTTGFMLADLHSPLLALGVWVLAGALALAGAAVYAELGAMMPRAGGEYVYLTRAFHPAVGFLSGWVSLLVGFAAPTAAAALAFGRYAQTLLPALPVKTAALALVAAATLLHLRDVRRGGVMQALLTGLVIALIVGFIVVALASGRADWMRIVRPATPAVGSSAGIGAVGVSLVYVAYSYFGWNAAAYVAGEIRDPDRTLPRALLGGTALVTVLYVALNAVFLSSAPVAELAGKVEIAHVAATALLGSKGGVVVSFLVALALAGSVSALTMTGPRVVQAMAEDGQFFRALGRTGPGGAPTAAVLLQGALAAAGILTAAFEPLLVYAGFTLTLSAAATVAGAFVLRRREPAAARPHRALAWPVSGIAYLGLAAFMTVFAIRERPTESLAGIATLLAGTLAWLVWQRRRRR
- the ettA gene encoding energy-dependent translational throttle protein EttA → MAHQYIFTMQNLRRVHPPNKEVLKGIYLSFYPGAKIGVLGSNGAGKSTLLRIMAGVDTDFFGEAKPAEGTKIGYLPQEPALDPTKDVLGTVEEAVAPIKKLLTRFDEVNMKLGEDLKPAEMEKLLEEQGKLQDAIEAANGWDLDRTLEIAMDALRLPPPTADVTKLSGGERRRVALCKMLLQRPDLLLLDEPTNHLDAESVAWLEHHLHEYPGTIVAVTHDRYFLDNVAGWILELDRGAGIPWQGNYSSWLDQKQKRLAQEEKTESARQRTLARELDWVRASPRARQAKSKARLAAYEQMLAEEQSKREETVEISIPPGPRLGDVVVKAEHLKKAYGDKLLFDDLTFNLPRGGIVGIIGANGAGKTTLFRMITGQEKPDSGVLRIGETVKLAYVDQSRDSLKGENTAFDEIAQGAEFFEVGKRKIPARAYVAGFNFKGSDQQKRVKDLSGGERNRVHLAKVLRSGGNVLLLDEPTNDLDVDTLRSLEDAVLSFAGCAVVISHDRWFLDRVATHILAFEGDSQVVWFEGNYQDYEADRHRRLGTAADQPHRIRYKKLTH